From one Triticum aestivum cultivar Chinese Spring chromosome 4B, IWGSC CS RefSeq v2.1, whole genome shotgun sequence genomic stretch:
- the LOC123091890 gene encoding short-chain dehydrogenase TIC 32, chloroplastic, with protein MAVRNLAAAEAVRQVVLAETPVASLNLIELDLSPLTSIRNFAANFADRGLPLNILMTIQHTPALSEREGFPLMDT; from the exons ATGGCCGTGCGCAACCTCGCCGCGGCAGAGGCCGTGCGCCAGGTCGTCCTTGCCGAGACCCCCGTCGCCAGCCTCAACCTGATAGAGCTGGACCTCTCCCCACTGACCTCCATCCGCAACTTCGCCGCCAACTTCGCCGACAGGGGCCTACCGCTGAACATCCTCAT GACAATTCAACATACCCCTGCCCTTTCGGAGAGGGAAGGTTTCCCACTCATGGACACCTAG